From one Mycobacterium lentiflavum genomic stretch:
- a CDS encoding YoaK family protein, translated as MGIDTAADTGLREAATKAKFRVIFGREARLSWVLAMLGGLIGATAFTHSAGYFVTFMTGNSDRAVLGFFRNEPQLSIGAALILASFIGGVVVASLCRRHLWLAHPHGPTVLTALTLMVAAVVDIAIDGWSTSQVSFVPVLFLAFAIGALNTSFVNGGEVSVPLSYVTGTLVKMGQGIERHVSGGDATEWLSYFLLWFSFVAGGAIGGGISLLLSGCQMLVVAALACTAISGYTHFHGDRRALLRE; from the coding sequence ATGGGCATCGACACGGCTGCGGACACGGGACTGCGAGAGGCCGCTACTAAAGCCAAGTTTCGTGTGATTTTCGGGCGCGAAGCACGATTGTCGTGGGTATTGGCGATGCTGGGGGGTCTGATCGGGGCGACTGCGTTTACCCACTCTGCCGGCTACTTTGTCACATTCATGACCGGTAACAGCGACCGCGCCGTGTTGGGCTTCTTCCGCAACGAGCCACAGCTTTCGATCGGTGCTGCACTGATTTTGGCGTCCTTTATCGGTGGCGTGGTAGTCGCATCGCTATGTCGACGCCACCTATGGTTGGCGCATCCGCACGGCCCGACCGTGCTCACGGCACTGACCCTCATGGTGGCCGCCGTCGTCGATATCGCGATCGACGGATGGTCGACCAGTCAGGTCTCCTTTGTCCCAGTGTTGTTCCTCGCATTCGCGATTGGTGCGTTGAATACCTCATTCGTCAACGGCGGAGAGGTTTCGGTCCCGCTCAGCTACGTCACCGGCACGCTCGTCAAAATGGGCCAGGGGATCGAGCGCCACGTCAGCGGTGGAGACGCCACGGAGTGGCTCAGTTACTTCCTGCTCTGGTTTAGCTTCGTTGCCGGCGGCGCTATCGGCGGCGGTATTAGCCTGCTACTTAGCGGATGCCAGATGCTCGTGGTTGCGGCACTGGCCTGCACGGCCATCAGCGGCTATACGCATTTCCATGGTGATCGTCGTGCACTTTTGCGCGAATGA
- the trhA gene encoding PAQR family membrane homeostasis protein TrhA, translating to MSHRGEGRALGLAKSRSRRGPVPYFAAAALIAAVALLVVAWAVPSNQAGLATLAYLVAIVAVLAMSAMFQRVNRHSLDPGPRTWLDNSMIFVFIAASYTPFAWLALPHPTEHLVVAASWGAALTGVALTLLCPTAPRWVAAPLCLMVGAASICYTGTILQYSGTILRSTGAVAVVMLLVGGAFYSLGGVLYALRPGALHHHDISHAFIVLAAMCHYIAMCFAVF from the coding sequence ATGAGCCACCGCGGCGAGGGCCGTGCCCTGGGTCTGGCTAAGTCGAGGTCGCGCCGCGGGCCCGTCCCATACTTCGCGGCCGCGGCCCTTATCGCGGCCGTGGCATTGCTGGTGGTGGCGTGGGCGGTCCCGTCTAACCAGGCGGGGCTCGCGACATTGGCTTACCTCGTCGCGATCGTGGCCGTATTGGCTATGAGCGCAATGTTTCAACGCGTCAACCGGCACTCACTCGACCCCGGGCCGCGGACGTGGCTGGACAATTCGATGATCTTCGTATTCATCGCCGCCAGCTACACGCCGTTCGCCTGGTTGGCCCTACCGCACCCGACAGAACATCTGGTCGTGGCCGCCAGTTGGGGTGCAGCGCTGACCGGAGTTGCGCTCACGCTGCTCTGTCCGACCGCGCCGCGCTGGGTGGCGGCACCGCTGTGCCTGATGGTGGGGGCGGCGTCGATCTGTTACACCGGCACGATCCTGCAGTACAGCGGCACGATCTTGCGAAGCACCGGCGCAGTAGCGGTAGTCATGTTGTTGGTCGGGGGCGCCTTCTACAGCCTCGGCGGTGTTCTCTATGCATTGCGGCCGGGGGCGCTTCACCATCACGACATCTCCCACGCCTTCATCGTTCTCGCGGCGATGTGCCACTACATCGCTATGTGTTTCGCGGTGTTCTAG
- a CDS encoding ArsR/SmtB family transcription factor has product MGQSPLDTCDLLCLDLRHAESIRASLPSLDRIEVFAARARALSDPTRLTIAAALLTGDELCVCDVAWVVGQAQNLVSHHLRQLKVAKLVSSRRSGRLVMYRLTEQGRELTSAVMTFSVSPVKERNDV; this is encoded by the coding sequence ATGGGACAGTCTCCGTTGGATACTTGCGACCTCTTGTGCCTGGACCTGCGGCATGCGGAGTCGATTCGAGCGTCGCTGCCGTCCTTGGATCGAATTGAGGTATTCGCCGCTCGCGCCCGAGCATTGAGTGACCCGACGCGACTCACGATTGCGGCTGCCTTGCTGACGGGTGACGAATTGTGCGTGTGCGATGTGGCCTGGGTGGTGGGTCAGGCGCAGAACCTCGTGTCGCATCACTTGCGTCAGCTCAAAGTCGCCAAGCTGGTGTCCTCCCGCCGGTCCGGCCGACTCGTCATGTACCGACTGACCGAACAGGGCCGGGAGCTCACTTCGGCTGTCATGACCTTCTCCGTGTCACCTGTGAAGGAGCGCAACGATGTCTGA
- a CDS encoding heavy metal translocating P-type ATPase: MSDACCGSDEADQPQAGPEKLWQVRELQWAALAAVLLASAWLIEVFGRTSVASVLECASAAAGAASFVPGALRGLRHGRIGVGTLMTIAAVGAVALGQFAEAAMLGVLFSIAEGLEHYAVTRTRRGLRALLSLVPPTVTVVRGGREITVAPEDLAVGERMVLRPGERAATDGMITAGRTSLDASAITGESVPIEAGPGDQLHAGAINGSGAIEVEVTAAANDSSLARIVHIVEDAQERKGAGQRLADRVARPLVPAIMILAIAVAVFGALLGDPLVWLQRALVVLVAASPCALAIAVPLTVVAAIGAASRQGALVKGGAAVEALGRIRTVALDKTGTLTRNRPEVIDTITIGDSTDTDALRVAAALEARSEHPLAQAILAAIETNIPSATGVTAVPGHGLTGQLDGMTLRLGKPGWIDSGPLRSEVDRLQGAGATVVLLERDGALMAAIAVRDELRPEAAEVVTALRRNGFEVAMLTGDNSRTAQAVANKAGITIVHADLLPEDKARLLPELARGKPIAMVGDGINDAPALATADIGIAMGAMGTDVAIEAADVALMGADLRHLPQTLSHARRARRIMLQNIVLSLAIITVLIPIAALGLLGLAAVVLIHEAAEVLVILNAIRAAKTQPLPGVASVALKLTSTPHINIGAHPPLTDPCCGPTAQASPVGVQTLTLVPTEQGSCCSDECACCHPTAPDKG, from the coding sequence ATGTCTGATGCGTGCTGTGGAAGCGACGAGGCTGACCAACCGCAGGCGGGGCCGGAAAAACTCTGGCAGGTTCGAGAATTGCAGTGGGCGGCGCTGGCCGCCGTTCTGCTCGCATCTGCCTGGTTGATCGAGGTGTTCGGGCGCACTTCAGTGGCCTCGGTGTTGGAATGCGCTTCAGCGGCGGCCGGTGCGGCGTCATTCGTGCCAGGTGCGTTGCGCGGATTGCGGCATGGCCGCATCGGCGTGGGAACGTTGATGACGATCGCCGCGGTGGGCGCGGTCGCGTTGGGCCAGTTTGCCGAGGCGGCGATGCTAGGAGTCTTATTCTCCATTGCTGAGGGGCTTGAACACTACGCGGTGACACGGACCCGCCGCGGCCTTCGCGCTCTGTTGTCGCTGGTGCCACCGACAGTCACCGTGGTGCGCGGCGGCCGCGAAATCACCGTGGCCCCAGAGGATCTCGCGGTCGGCGAGAGGATGGTGCTACGTCCGGGGGAGCGAGCGGCTACCGACGGCATGATCACGGCCGGGCGTACCAGCCTGGACGCATCAGCCATCACCGGGGAGTCGGTGCCGATCGAAGCCGGCCCGGGCGACCAGCTACATGCCGGCGCCATTAACGGCAGCGGCGCTATCGAGGTCGAAGTGACTGCCGCCGCCAACGACAGCTCACTAGCGCGGATTGTCCACATTGTCGAAGACGCTCAGGAACGTAAAGGTGCCGGCCAACGCCTCGCTGATCGGGTCGCTCGGCCTCTGGTGCCGGCGATCATGATCCTGGCCATTGCTGTTGCTGTGTTTGGCGCACTGCTTGGTGATCCGCTGGTCTGGCTGCAGCGCGCCCTCGTTGTGTTGGTGGCCGCGTCGCCGTGCGCCTTGGCGATCGCCGTGCCCCTGACAGTGGTGGCCGCGATCGGCGCCGCGAGCCGGCAAGGCGCGCTCGTGAAGGGTGGGGCTGCGGTCGAAGCGCTGGGTCGGATACGCACCGTGGCGCTCGACAAGACGGGAACCCTCACCCGCAACAGGCCTGAAGTCATCGACACGATCACCATCGGTGACAGCACCGATACCGACGCTCTGCGGGTAGCGGCTGCGTTGGAAGCCCGCAGCGAACATCCACTCGCGCAAGCGATTCTGGCCGCCATAGAGACCAACATCCCGAGCGCCACCGGAGTCACCGCGGTCCCCGGGCACGGATTGACCGGCCAACTCGACGGGATGACGCTGCGGCTGGGCAAACCGGGTTGGATCGACTCAGGACCACTGCGCAGCGAGGTTGATCGGCTGCAAGGGGCCGGAGCAACCGTGGTGTTGCTCGAACGCGACGGCGCCCTTATGGCCGCAATCGCGGTCCGCGACGAACTTCGACCAGAAGCCGCCGAGGTCGTGACTGCGTTGCGTCGTAACGGGTTCGAGGTCGCCATGCTCACCGGCGACAACTCGCGCACCGCCCAGGCCGTGGCTAACAAGGCAGGTATCACCATCGTCCACGCCGACCTGCTACCCGAGGACAAAGCCCGACTGCTGCCCGAATTGGCCCGCGGTAAGCCGATCGCCATGGTCGGCGACGGGATCAACGACGCGCCGGCGCTGGCTACTGCCGACATCGGCATTGCCATGGGCGCCATGGGCACCGACGTCGCGATCGAAGCCGCCGACGTCGCGCTCATGGGCGCGGATCTGCGTCACCTTCCGCAGACCTTGTCTCACGCCCGCCGGGCTCGCCGGATCATGCTGCAGAACATCGTGCTGTCGCTAGCGATCATTACCGTCCTGATCCCGATCGCCGCGTTGGGCCTACTCGGACTGGCCGCAGTGGTGCTCATCCACGAAGCCGCGGAAGTGCTCGTCATCCTCAACGCGATCCGCGCCGCCAAAACACAGCCGTTGCCGGGCGTCGCCTCGGTGGCGCTCAAATTGACGTCGACACCCCATATCAACATTGGTGCACACCCACCGCTAACCGATCCGTGCTGCGGGCCAACCGCCCAGGCATCGCCGGTTGGTGTTCAGACGCTCACGCTCGTCCCAACCGAGCAGGGATCATGCTGCAGCGACGAGTGCGCATGTTGTCACCCGACCGCACCCGACAAGGGATGA
- a CDS encoding anti-sigma factor family protein → MRTSLRGLGPTGDNHHHALWDAAYVLGSLCATDRRDFEAHIAGCPQCRQAVAELSGIPAMLSQLDRTDIAAINKADQPSAASEMPPELLPSLQAAVRSRRRRTRMMTWMGWAAAAVILTIGVLIGVHSSFLTSTPRQSTVSALPMDQVGTTLLSSTVSLSGEQWGTNIALKFVCMAPPDASHDTVALVVVGRDGSQTRLASWVAIPGHTATPTGSVSMPINQIAAVQVVLADNGHVMLQRSI, encoded by the coding sequence ATGAGGACATCGCTACGCGGGCTCGGCCCGACTGGTGACAACCACCACCACGCGCTGTGGGATGCCGCCTACGTCTTGGGATCACTATGCGCCACCGATCGGCGCGACTTCGAAGCGCACATCGCCGGCTGCCCGCAATGCCGACAAGCCGTCGCCGAACTCAGCGGCATCCCGGCCATGCTGTCACAGCTCGACCGCACTGACATCGCCGCGATCAACAAGGCAGACCAGCCATCCGCCGCATCGGAGATGCCGCCGGAGTTGCTCCCATCGCTACAGGCCGCGGTGCGTTCCCGTCGCCGCCGAACCCGCATGATGACTTGGATGGGCTGGGCGGCCGCTGCCGTCATTCTGACGATCGGTGTGCTGATCGGGGTTCACAGCAGTTTCTTGACGTCCACCCCGCGGCAGTCGACCGTGTCGGCCCTGCCAATGGACCAGGTCGGGACGACCCTACTGTCCTCGACGGTATCGCTTAGCGGCGAGCAGTGGGGTACAAACATCGCGCTGAAGTTCGTGTGCATGGCTCCACCGGATGCCTCCCACGATACGGTGGCATTGGTCGTGGTAGGTCGCGACGGCAGCCAAACCCGGCTAGCGTCTTGGGTGGCCATCCCCGGCCACACGGCGACACCCACCGGCAGCGTTTCGATGCCGATCAACCAGATCGCTGCAGTACAGGTGGTTTTGGCCGACAACGGTCACGTGATGCTGCAACGCTCGATATAA
- a CDS encoding BlaI/MecI/CopY family transcriptional regulator: MRVRGFGELEAVVIDRIWDRDGATSVREIFDELAAQREIAYTTVMSTMDNLHTKGWLARERDGKAYRYWPTLTREQHSARLMREALDGGGRSELVLSHFLEQISPEESARLRAALQRLPRRRRRK, encoded by the coding sequence GTGCGGGTGCGCGGGTTCGGAGAGTTGGAAGCCGTGGTGATCGACCGCATCTGGGACCGGGATGGAGCGACGAGCGTCCGCGAAATTTTCGACGAGCTGGCTGCCCAACGCGAGATCGCCTACACCACCGTCATGTCAACCATGGACAACCTGCACACCAAAGGGTGGCTGGCGCGTGAACGAGACGGCAAGGCCTACCGGTACTGGCCGACGTTGACCCGCGAGCAGCACAGTGCCCGGCTTATGCGTGAGGCGCTCGACGGCGGGGGGCGCTCCGAGCTGGTGCTTAGCCACTTCCTCGAACAGATCAGCCCAGAAGAATCCGCGCGGTTGCGTGCTGCGTTGCAGCGGCTGCCCAGACGACGCCGACGCAAGTAA
- a CDS encoding L,D-transpeptidase, with protein MRRSVRYLAVVVALAVMAAARPPISSSAAVPSPDGAPRVAAILPANGALVGVGHPVVVIFTAAVPATDRAAIERTIRVASPGDITGRFEWVDAHVVQWVPVRYWPAHSHVTVSVHELDTGFDTGDALLGVASISAHTFTVSRNGEVLRTMPASLGKASRPTPVGTFTVLEKQRSVVMDSRTIGIPLDSSEGYKLTVEYAVRVTWGGVYVHSAPWSVTSQGNTNVSHGCINLNPDNAAWYFERVTIGDPVQVVA; from the coding sequence ATGCGTCGATCGGTTCGTTATCTCGCCGTTGTGGTCGCCTTGGCGGTGATGGCAGCGGCCCGCCCCCCGATTTCCAGTTCGGCGGCCGTCCCCTCCCCTGACGGGGCACCGCGCGTTGCCGCGATCCTTCCCGCCAATGGGGCGCTTGTAGGCGTAGGGCACCCAGTCGTGGTGATCTTCACCGCGGCAGTGCCGGCGACTGATCGCGCCGCGATCGAGCGGACCATCCGCGTCGCGTCACCGGGTGACATCACCGGTCGCTTCGAGTGGGTCGATGCCCATGTCGTGCAGTGGGTTCCAGTTCGCTACTGGCCCGCGCACTCCCATGTCACGGTAAGCGTGCACGAGCTTGACACGGGATTCGACACCGGCGATGCGCTGCTGGGAGTGGCCAGTATCTCCGCACACACATTCACCGTCAGCAGGAACGGAGAGGTACTTCGGACCATGCCAGCATCGCTGGGCAAGGCCAGCCGCCCGACCCCGGTCGGCACCTTCACGGTGCTGGAAAAGCAACGCAGTGTAGTGATGGATTCGCGAACCATTGGTATCCCGCTGGACTCTTCAGAGGGGTACAAGCTCACCGTCGAGTACGCGGTCCGCGTCACCTGGGGCGGCGTGTATGTGCACTCAGCACCCTGGTCAGTGACCTCCCAGGGAAACACCAATGTCAGCCACGGATGCATCAACCTCAATCCCGACAACGCCGCATGGTACTTCGAACGCGTCACTATCGGCGATCCCGTGCAAGTCGTCGCATAA
- a CDS encoding DUF4396 domain-containing protein, producing MPAPEWVTVLGWVVTSVGVVLAGVILADIYVGGHRQPVHAMEAVWPITAIYAGPFALLAYYRWGRPATRKWQRQHGEPPRLGFPATVAVATIPGGAASMIGHAIAMPLVMWTGVTIAHQAVWPMILLIAAFALPLLIAFEYHWLSRTGSAQTAGQRLRAASLLSTLAILAFDVGMGASMLFVAFVLKYSGTSMALWLIMWAGMWLGFATAYPVVWWWLKNDATKSLSPAEITDTELVERAR from the coding sequence ATGCCCGCCCCAGAGTGGGTGACGGTATTGGGCTGGGTGGTGACGAGCGTCGGGGTCGTGCTGGCCGGTGTCATTCTCGCCGACATCTACGTTGGCGGTCATCGGCAGCCCGTGCACGCGATGGAGGCCGTGTGGCCGATCACCGCGATTTATGCCGGCCCGTTCGCATTACTGGCCTACTACCGTTGGGGCCGACCAGCGACCCGGAAATGGCAACGGCAACACGGGGAACCGCCTCGATTGGGATTTCCCGCGACGGTCGCAGTCGCAACTATTCCCGGTGGCGCCGCGTCAATGATTGGGCACGCGATCGCCATGCCGCTAGTGATGTGGACCGGCGTGACCATCGCCCACCAGGCCGTGTGGCCGATGATCTTACTGATTGCGGCGTTCGCCCTGCCGCTGCTAATTGCCTTCGAATACCACTGGCTCTCACGCACCGGCTCAGCGCAGACCGCCGGTCAGCGGCTGCGGGCCGCATCGCTGCTCTCCACGCTCGCGATCCTTGCATTCGACGTCGGCATGGGCGCCTCGATGCTGTTTGTGGCCTTTGTATTGAAGTATTCGGGCACGTCGATGGCGCTGTGGCTGATCATGTGGGCCGGCATGTGGCTGGGCTTCGCGACCGCCTATCCCGTGGTGTGGTGGTGGCTCAAGAACGACGCAACCAAGTCGCTGAGCCCGGCCGAGATCACCGACACAGAGCTAGTTGAGAGGGCACGCTAG
- a CDS encoding FAD-dependent oxidoreductase produces MTARKDQPGALVIGAGVSGWTTALVLARQGWRVAVVADRFGSDTVSTVAGALWEWPPSVCGRHHDDQAVLARSAGWAMHSYERFMRLAADPRTGVSLRPAVFYFSRSVREDPAELEKMLELEKYVPGFVHDAALIEAHGVNPNAGVVDAYSHLAPTINTDRYLTWLASQAEAEGVKAIRASISGPLEEHEDRLLSEYGADLIVNCSGLGARQLAGDRAMDPHRGALLRVINDGSSIPPVTAAHAVANNTGSDDQNMVFIVPRGADRLLLGGLVEPGEYDTNLTLDTYPPLREMLERCTEFLPILRGARLDPVDPLRVGLRPFREGGVRLEMQPGTRIVHNYGHGGAGVTLSWGCAHDVADLAGAMLVRQAAV; encoded by the coding sequence GTGACGGCACGCAAGGACCAGCCAGGTGCGTTGGTCATTGGTGCCGGAGTGAGCGGGTGGACCACCGCGTTGGTGCTGGCTCGCCAGGGCTGGCGAGTCGCTGTGGTCGCCGACCGGTTCGGCTCCGACACGGTGTCGACAGTGGCTGGTGCGCTGTGGGAATGGCCTCCCTCGGTGTGCGGCCGCCATCACGATGACCAGGCTGTGCTTGCCCGTTCAGCCGGTTGGGCAATGCATTCCTATGAGCGTTTCATGAGGCTTGCCGCCGATCCGCGCACCGGGGTAAGTCTTCGGCCCGCGGTCTTCTACTTCTCCCGCTCCGTGCGCGAGGATCCGGCCGAGTTAGAGAAAATGCTCGAGCTCGAAAAGTATGTACCGGGGTTCGTGCATGACGCCGCACTGATCGAAGCCCACGGTGTCAACCCGAACGCCGGGGTCGTCGACGCGTATTCGCATTTGGCACCCACCATAAATACCGACAGATACCTAACCTGGCTGGCCAGCCAAGCCGAGGCCGAGGGTGTCAAGGCCATCCGGGCAAGTATCTCCGGTCCGCTCGAGGAACACGAGGATCGGTTGCTTTCCGAATACGGAGCTGACCTCATCGTCAACTGCAGCGGCCTGGGAGCGCGTCAGCTGGCCGGCGACCGGGCCATGGACCCGCACCGTGGAGCGCTGCTGCGTGTGATCAACGACGGGTCGTCGATACCACCGGTGACGGCGGCCCATGCGGTAGCCAACAACACCGGTAGCGACGACCAGAACATGGTCTTCATCGTGCCGCGTGGAGCTGACCGGCTGTTGCTGGGTGGGCTCGTCGAACCCGGTGAATACGACACGAATCTCACCCTGGACACCTATCCGCCGCTGCGCGAGATGCTCGAGCGTTGCACAGAGTTCCTGCCGATTTTGCGCGGTGCCCGGCTGGATCCGGTCGACCCTCTGCGGGTGGGGTTGCGGCCGTTCCGTGAAGGAGGTGTGCGACTCGAAATGCAGCCTGGCACTCGGATCGTGCACAACTACGGTCACGGCGGTGCGGGCGTGACTTTGTCGTGGGGTTGTGCTCACGACGTTGCCGACCTAGCCGGCGCGATGCTAGTGCGGCAGGCTGCCGTCTGA
- a CDS encoding copper resistance CopC/CopD family protein, which produces MTTWLRRLIAGAGVAAALAVAGVGAGVAWAHPTLVSADPASQSTVSVSPASITLFFNEAVTCAPDAITLLDGSGRQVPVGAARSERDGTAMTTKPQRPLVPGVYTVRWRVTGSDGDETEEEFSFAVGVTGTPGLGRRANTGPDWDTGLLRWLLLTGLAIAVGSLVAQRATDAVRQEQPALPRLPSWVPAGVALAMVAVIGLLIQRVSDAGAFAAVWQGRAGAVLLVQGAGLVTAAAFAKFGRWALAPLAIVIAAEGIRSHATINHGLWGAVLVSVHLAAVTVWVGALLHTTRAVLAWRHQRVAARSVMTCYVRIALWSYLLVVATGILTALAVVSLPQLISTTYGRVLLIKLTLVAAASLTALAGRLIHRENMRISLLGNIIRVETGLLAAVLATSALLISTPPPSGQAHLTEPQPASPPRHEPVVPVATSPTADAPRKPPASKIALRETILWARSDG; this is translated from the coding sequence GTGACCACCTGGCTGCGCCGCCTGATAGCCGGTGCTGGCGTCGCCGCCGCGCTGGCGGTGGCCGGCGTAGGCGCGGGCGTTGCGTGGGCGCACCCAACTTTGGTGTCGGCTGACCCGGCAAGCCAATCCACTGTGAGTGTCTCGCCCGCGTCGATCACCTTATTTTTCAACGAGGCCGTGACTTGCGCGCCCGACGCGATCACCCTGCTCGACGGCTCGGGACGGCAGGTGCCGGTAGGAGCGGCGCGCAGCGAGCGCGACGGTACTGCAATGACGACAAAGCCCCAGCGGCCTCTTGTGCCGGGCGTCTATACCGTGCGGTGGCGAGTGACCGGCAGCGACGGAGATGAGACCGAAGAGGAATTCAGTTTCGCGGTCGGAGTCACCGGGACCCCGGGTCTGGGCCGGCGCGCGAACACCGGTCCGGACTGGGATACAGGCCTGCTTCGGTGGCTGCTGCTCACCGGGTTAGCCATCGCCGTGGGCAGCCTGGTCGCACAGCGCGCCACCGACGCCGTCCGCCAGGAGCAGCCCGCACTCCCCCGGCTGCCCTCGTGGGTGCCTGCGGGCGTGGCCTTGGCAATGGTGGCGGTGATCGGTCTGTTGATACAGCGCGTTAGCGATGCTGGCGCCTTCGCTGCGGTATGGCAGGGCCGCGCTGGGGCCGTTTTGCTGGTGCAAGGAGCAGGTCTCGTGACCGCGGCCGCTTTTGCCAAATTTGGCCGCTGGGCTCTTGCGCCGCTAGCTATTGTCATTGCGGCGGAGGGCATCCGTTCGCACGCCACCATTAATCACGGGCTCTGGGGAGCGGTACTCGTAAGCGTGCATCTGGCCGCCGTCACGGTGTGGGTGGGTGCGCTGCTACACACCACTCGAGCCGTCCTGGCGTGGCGACACCAAAGGGTAGCGGCGCGCTCGGTGATGACGTGCTACGTCCGAATAGCCCTGTGGTCCTATCTACTTGTCGTCGCCACCGGGATCCTCACGGCGTTAGCCGTCGTCTCACTACCTCAGCTGATATCGACGACCTACGGGCGGGTGTTACTGATCAAATTGACCCTCGTGGCGGCCGCATCGTTGACGGCTCTGGCGGGTCGGCTCATTCACCGTGAAAATATGCGAATCTCGTTGCTAGGCAACATTATACGTGTCGAGACTGGATTGCTGGCCGCAGTGCTCGCCACCAGCGCTCTTTTGATTTCCACGCCGCCCCCCAGCGGCCAAGCACACCTCACAGAGCCGCAGCCCGCGTCGCCACCCCGCCATGAGCCGGTGGTCCCTGTCGCAACTAGCCCGACCGCTGACGCTCCGCGGAAACCGCCCGCCAGCAAGATCGCCCTGCGCGAAACCATTCTGTGGGCCCGGTCTGACGGTTAG
- a CDS encoding response regulator transcription factor — MRVLLVEDETRLAETLRRGLVAEGFVVDVEHDGHDGLAAAAAGEFDVLVLDITLPSLSGYQVLRELRARQVWTPVLMLSAKDGEYDLADAFDSGADDYLAKPFSFVVLLVRLRALLRPGGPERPTVLTAGTLSLDPAHRRVTRGQTVLTLTPREYRVLEFLLRHKGDVVTESEILRSVWDSNYEGDYNVVEIYIGYLRDKIDIPFGVTTIETVRGAGYRLVCDAEP, encoded by the coding sequence GTGCGAGTCTTGCTCGTCGAGGACGAGACCAGACTGGCCGAGACATTGCGTCGCGGTCTGGTCGCCGAGGGATTCGTCGTCGACGTCGAACACGATGGCCACGACGGATTGGCCGCAGCCGCGGCGGGTGAGTTCGATGTTTTGGTGCTCGACATCACGCTTCCCAGTCTCAGCGGCTATCAGGTCCTGCGGGAGCTACGGGCGAGGCAGGTGTGGACACCGGTGCTGATGCTGTCGGCCAAGGATGGCGAATACGATCTGGCCGATGCGTTCGATAGCGGCGCCGACGACTACCTGGCTAAACCGTTCTCCTTCGTGGTCCTGCTGGTGCGACTGCGCGCCCTGCTACGACCCGGCGGACCCGAACGCCCGACCGTGCTGACCGCGGGAACGCTGTCACTGGATCCGGCCCACCGCAGAGTGACCCGCGGCCAGACGGTGCTCACCTTGACTCCACGTGAGTACAGGGTGCTGGAGTTTTTATTGCGCCACAAGGGCGATGTGGTCACCGAGTCCGAAATCCTGCGGTCGGTGTGGGATTCCAACTATGAGGGCGACTACAACGTCGTCGAGATTTACATCGGCTATCTGCGGGACAAGATCGACATACCGTTCGGGGTGACCACCATCGAAACCGTGCGCGGCGCCGGCTACCGACTCGTCTGCGATGCCGAGCCCTGA